The genome window TGCGTGCTCGTTGCCATACTTGCAGACACCTCTTTCATCTGCTGGGAATACAGCGCAACATCCTTAATATGCTGATCCGATACGGATAAGGATTCCGAAATTTCCGCCACACTGGTCGCCTGGAACTCCACACCCTTGGCAACCTCACTGAATCCCAGGGTCACTTCATGGGTAATGGAACCTGTTGAATCCACCTTTTGCTTCAATTGATCTGTATAACGAGACAGCCCGCCAACAGACTCCTTGACCCGTTCAAGCATCGTTTCCACCCGGGTCCGCGACGCTTCGACCTCGCTCCATCTTTTTTCACTTTCATGAAAGAGCTTTTGGTTCAGATAGGACACCATCAACAAGATTCCACCCGCAACGGCGAATAGTCCTACATTAATTGCATTAGTTACGAACTGATCCTGAGTTGTTGTAGGAATAATCCAAAGTTGAAGAATATTGTTCGCGAGCATAACCGAAAATCCGATGATAAACCATTTTTTGTTTGGATAAATAAGCAAGATTGAAGAGATAAGCATAGCAAGCAGCGGTTCAACGCTTCCCCATCCGGCGAATACCCCGCACAACGAGATGAGCACCGTGTTCACCCAAGGAATGAGATGAATATGCTTCTTTTTGGCGTTTGCGTATGCGAGCCAGATTCCATACAAGATCACAATACCGTTGGAAATAAATAATTTGGGCTCAATTAAAGCTACTGAAAATCCTACAATTAACACAACCCACAAAATGATGCTGATGATCTTGTTCCGTTTCCATATAATTTCGTCAATACGATTCATGCATACCCCGTCCTTTAGATAAAATAAGTTTACGATTGTAGGGCATACTCGCACTCACATCGGCCTCTTAATGGTTTGCTTCCGTGCATATTTCAACGCAACGCTCAGGCCACCGCCATAGTACAATGTTACTTCACAAATATGAAAGCAGCGCTACATTATGTATATCGGTATTCCGAATACAAAATTAAATATTAACTTTTATTTAATACGCTCCCGTATAAAAAAAACATAAAAAGCCCCCTTATACGCTGTTACGTACAAGAAAGGCTTCTTAGTCAATCGCTAATTGATTATCAAGATAATTAATTATTTACCGAACACAAGTGTCGTATTGGAG of Paenibacillus sp. FSL R5-0517 contains these proteins:
- a CDS encoding methyl-accepting chemotaxis protein; the protein is MNRIDEIIWKRNKIISIILWVVLIVGFSVALIEPKLFISNGIVILYGIWLAYANAKKKHIHLIPWVNTVLISLCGVFAGWGSVEPLLAMLISSILLIYPNKKWFIIGFSVMLANNILQLWIIPTTTQDQFVTNAINVGLFAVAGGILLMVSYLNQKLFHESEKRWSEVEASRTRVETMLERVKESVGGLSRYTDQLKQKVDSTGSITHEVTLGFSEVAKGVEFQATSVAEISESLSVSDQHIKDVALYSQQMKEVSASMATSTQTGSEHLNQLNSQMQDLYETINTTASDMQKFNEESESMTLMLNSIADIATQTNLLALNAAIEAARAGEHGRGFAVVSEEVRKLAESSGQSASDISTILSRLKGQTQALTDRFERIRLSLQQGRDSVQTADEVFRTINSNSQHVLNQATDIETSSATMKESSTRVVNEVSEISSVTEQSSAAAEEILASMEEQRNLTQKMVESFGELEQLIVNLNELVSDHQASSVENKL